The proteins below are encoded in one region of Hordeum vulgare subsp. vulgare chromosome 3H, MorexV3_pseudomolecules_assembly, whole genome shotgun sequence:
- the LOC123439285 gene encoding uncharacterized protein LOC123439285, whose protein sequence is MCFEFSSCFGGGRKDDYGGERSNHSGCGGLHRARRGYRKNGNGYNAAADDHKPATAYDHQRALDEEGRKAHHDGARKPDHTAVVSGVGGHGYYPSYAPDKAQEKPKLAASQNKASDDASYADNTARLHQSAADHREHAAMDYHNHYPSTTTTLVR, encoded by the exons ATGTGCTTCGAGTTCAGCTCCTGTTTCGGCGGCGGCAGAAAGGACGACTACGGCGGCGAGCGGTCCAACCACAGCGGCTGCGGCGGCCTTCACCGCGCGCGTAGGGGGTACCGCAAGAACGGGAACGGCTACAACGCGGCCGCTGACGACCACAAGCCGGCGACGGCCTACGACCACCAGCGGGCTCTTGACGAGGAGGGGCGCAAGGCACACCACGACGGCGCGCGGAAACCTGACCACACCGCGGTGGTTTCCGGGGTTGGTGGCCACGGCTATTACCCCTCATACGCGCCAGACAAGGCCCAGGAGAAGCCAAAGCTTGCTGCGTCGCAAAACAAGGCCAGCGACGACGCCAGCTACGCCGACAACACCGCGCGTCTCCACCAATCTGCCGCTGATCATAGGGAGCACGCCGCCATGGATTACCACAACCACTACCCATCCACTACTACCACTCTCGTCAG ATGA